One window of the Streptomyces asoensis genome contains the following:
- a CDS encoding winged helix-turn-helix transcriptional regulator has translation MEWLEASTENCPVQRTLDVVGEKWTLLILRDAVNGVRRFDDFHRHIGLSEAVLSDRLRKLTAAGILRTVPYQEPGSRPRNEYRLTRKGWDLWPVLMALSQWGEAYTLDSEGPVLDVRHTDCGAPLRVVVECSAEHSALGPGEVTARPGPGARPRS, from the coding sequence ATGGAGTGGCTTGAGGCGAGCACGGAGAACTGCCCCGTCCAGCGCACGCTCGACGTGGTCGGAGAGAAATGGACGTTGCTGATCCTGCGCGACGCAGTCAACGGAGTCCGCCGCTTCGACGACTTCCACCGCCATATCGGCCTGTCGGAGGCCGTCCTCAGCGACCGCCTCCGGAAGCTGACCGCGGCCGGCATCCTGAGGACCGTCCCCTACCAGGAGCCGGGCAGCCGCCCCCGCAACGAGTACCGCCTCACCCGCAAGGGCTGGGACCTGTGGCCCGTCCTGATGGCACTGAGCCAGTGGGGCGAGGCGTACACCCTCGACTCCGAGGGCCCCGTACTGGACGTGCGCCACACCGACTGCGGCGCTCCGCTCCGCGTCGTCGTCGAGTGCTCCGCGGAGCACTCCGCCCTCGGCCCCGGGGAGGTCACCGCCCGGCCGGGACCGGGCGCCCGACCCCGCTCGTGA
- a CDS encoding flavin-containing monooxygenase encodes MSRTDGTTATVTRETHEVEALIIGSGLSGIGAAVKLREAGLRDLVLIEKADELGGTWRDNTYPGCACDVPSALYSYSFAPNPGWTRAFAAQPEIRAYLHRTAAAYGITPLIRFGTEVVRAQWHAAEARWHVETSRDRYSARFLISAAGPWHEPLIPEIPGLADFSGEVFHSSRWRHDHELAGARVAVVGSGASAVQFVPAIQSRVARLDLFQRTAQWVLPKPDHHVPGAERRLLRRFPAAQRALRSAEYAAMETLGLGFRHPAILRAVQKVGTLHLKATVKDPRLRRALTPDYTLGCKRLLLSNTYYPALTRPNVTVHATAVEAVRGNRVVGADGTGADVDTIILGTGFHILDMPIAQRVFDADGVRLGEHWKGSPDAYLGTTVSGFPNAFILLGPHLGTGHSSAFMVLEAQLEYLAGAVRHFRSAGWAGMDVRPEVQAAFNAEVQQALPPTVYNSGGCSSYYLDGNGRNSFSWPWSTGRMRRRLAEFDPEAYDVTLTSGVGRPVPAGR; translated from the coding sequence ATGTCCCGAACCGACGGCACCACCGCGACCGTCACGCGCGAGACCCACGAGGTGGAGGCGCTGATCATCGGCAGCGGCCTGTCCGGCATCGGAGCGGCGGTCAAGCTGCGGGAAGCCGGTCTGCGCGACCTCGTCCTCATCGAGAAGGCCGACGAACTCGGCGGCACCTGGCGGGACAACACCTACCCGGGCTGCGCCTGCGACGTCCCCTCCGCCCTGTACTCCTACTCCTTCGCGCCCAACCCCGGGTGGACGCGGGCCTTCGCGGCCCAGCCCGAGATCCGCGCCTATCTGCACCGCACGGCGGCCGCGTACGGGATCACCCCGCTCATCCGCTTCGGCACCGAGGTCGTCCGCGCGCAATGGCACGCGGCCGAGGCGCGCTGGCACGTCGAGACCAGCCGCGACCGCTACTCGGCGCGCTTCCTCATCTCGGCCGCAGGGCCCTGGCATGAGCCGTTGATTCCCGAGATACCCGGGCTCGCGGATTTCTCCGGTGAGGTCTTCCACTCCTCGCGCTGGCGGCACGACCACGAACTGGCGGGCGCGCGGGTGGCCGTCGTCGGCAGCGGCGCGTCGGCTGTGCAGTTCGTGCCCGCCATCCAGTCGCGGGTGGCTCGGCTGGACCTGTTCCAGCGGACCGCGCAGTGGGTGCTTCCCAAGCCCGACCACCATGTGCCGGGGGCCGAACGCCGGCTCCTGCGACGCTTTCCGGCCGCACAACGGGCCCTGCGGAGCGCGGAGTACGCGGCGATGGAGACCCTGGGCCTCGGGTTCCGGCATCCGGCAATCCTGCGGGCGGTGCAGAAGGTGGGCACCCTCCACCTCAAAGCCACGGTGAAGGACCCACGGCTGCGCCGGGCGCTGACACCCGACTACACGCTCGGCTGCAAACGGCTGCTGCTGTCGAACACGTACTACCCGGCACTGACCCGGCCCAACGTCACCGTCCACGCCACGGCGGTCGAGGCCGTCCGGGGCAACCGGGTCGTCGGCGCGGACGGCACCGGCGCCGACGTCGACACGATCATCCTGGGCACGGGCTTCCACATCCTGGACATGCCCATCGCCCAGCGGGTGTTCGACGCCGACGGCGTCCGCCTGGGCGAGCACTGGAAGGGCAGCCCGGACGCCTATCTGGGTACCACCGTCAGCGGATTTCCCAACGCGTTCATCCTCCTCGGGCCGCATCTCGGCACCGGGCACTCCTCGGCCTTCATGGTCCTCGAAGCCCAACTGGAGTATCTGGCGGGCGCGGTGCGGCACTTCCGCTCGGCCGGCTGGGCCGGCATGGACGTCCGTCCCGAAGTCCAGGCCGCCTTCAACGCCGAGGTACAGCAGGCCCTTCCGCCCACCGTGTACAACTCGGGTGGATGCTCGAGCTACTACCTCGACGGCAACGGCCGCAACAGCTTCAGCTGGCCCTGGTCGACGGGCCGGATGCGCCGCCGGCTGGCCGAGTTCGACCCGGAGGCGTACGACGTCACGCTCACGAGCGGGGTCGGGCGCCCGGTCCCGGCCGGGCGGTGA
- a CDS encoding PaaI family thioesterase, with product MGRTRTYQWEDPAILADAAGRMGGLDFLRELQAGRLPAPPVSYALDFTLDEVAPGRAVFSLTPGEEHYNPIGSVHGGIFATLLDSAAGCAVQSTLPQGMAYTSLDLTVKFLRRITADTGTVRAVGTVVSGGRRTALAQAQLFDATDRLLAHATSSCLLFPVPRPQD from the coding sequence GTGGGACGAACACGTACGTATCAGTGGGAAGATCCGGCGATCCTGGCGGACGCCGCCGGACGCATGGGCGGTCTCGACTTCCTGCGCGAGCTTCAGGCGGGACGGCTGCCGGCACCGCCCGTCAGCTACGCCCTCGACTTCACCCTGGACGAGGTGGCGCCCGGCAGGGCCGTGTTCTCCCTGACGCCCGGCGAGGAGCACTACAACCCGATCGGCAGTGTCCACGGCGGCATCTTCGCCACCCTGCTCGACTCGGCGGCGGGGTGCGCCGTCCAGTCCACCCTTCCGCAGGGCATGGCCTACACCTCGCTCGACCTGACGGTGAAGTTCCTGCGGCGGATCACCGCTGACACGGGCACCGTCCGTGCCGTCGGCACGGTGGTCAGCGGCGGCCGTCGAACCGCCCTCGCCCAGGCGCAGTTGTTCGACGCGACGGACCGTCTCCTCGCCCACGCCACCAGCAGCTGCCTGCTCTTCCCGGTGCCTCGCCCTCAGGACTGA